The region CATAAAAGGAATAGCACCTTTTAAAATACCAATAACAAGTGGTGTTTTATCAGCATAATCTGCTGTAATTTTTTGTCCTAATTCCTTTGTTTTAGCTGCAATTTCTTCTCTTGAATAAAGCGTACGTTCTATGTCTTTCTCTAACATAAAGATCTCCTTCCGACTATGACTCACCTTTCAAATAGATAAGCCTGTAATGTATTTTATCAGTTTCTGTAATAATACTCAAATAACTTTTCTTAATTGGAATAATCCCAGATATTTCTTGTTGAGCATCTCTGACCACCCAAATTTTTTCCCTATCCTCTTTCGGAACTTTTTGATCAATTAAGACACGCTTAATTTTTTTTCTTTGTCCCTGCGCATTGTATATCATTTTATCACCTGGCTGGCGTCTAGTGATCATTAATGGATACTTTTGAGAATCAGAACTAACTGCCAACTCCCATCGTTGCCATCCCTGACATTTTTCTGGAAAAATGACTGTTTCTCCTGCACTAACAAGAGTCACCCATTCTTTATCAGATAAAAATAAATTCTCTCCCACTGATAATTGATAGGGTTCACTTACTCTTTCATTTGAATCACTAGTATCAGAAGCAATCATTAGAAAGGCAGAAGCATATCGTTTTTTAAACACCCAACCCGCAGATAACTGAATAACCCCCTGCCCTTTTTGAGCAGTTAATAAGGACAACACAGCACTTAGCTGACGCTCATTAATTGATACCCCTTTTTCTACTAAAGCTTGTTGCATAATTTCTACCAAAATAAAATAACGTACAGCTTCTGATTCTCTTAATAATTTAGTGACATCCAACTGCCAACACGTTACTTTTTTAGAAATTACAATATCAGCCAGTAATGGCTCTATGACTGACTCGATGACTTCATTGGCATACCCTATTTGACGTGAGAAATTTTGGATATGCTCTAATAAGTTAGGATTTTCTTGCTTTAAGTTCGGGATAACCTGCAGCCTATAGCGGTTTCTTGTATAAGTGGTTATTTGATTCGTTTGATCCTCTCTATAAGGGATATTTTGAGCTTTTGCAAATTCATAAATCATCTCCTTTGAGAAAATAAGCAAAGGACGACATACGGTTAACCCATTGGCACGATGTGTTACCGTCTGGATACCTCCCAAGTTTCTAAACTGGCTCCCTTTTACCAAGCGCATTAAAATCGTTTCAGCTTGATCGTCACCATGATGAGCTGTTACGACATAATCACAGTTCTGTTCCTTGGCTATCTTTGCAAAAAATGCATAGCGCATATCACGAGCTGCTGCCTCTAAATTATTAAGGGGATGATGGCATTCTAACCACTCTTTACAGTGGCAGATAACTCCCAACTGATGGCAATATTCTTTAACAAATTTTTCTTCCTCATTCGACTCTTGACGTAGATGATGATTGACATGCACTACCTCTATATTCGGTCTACACTCATCTGGTAGCCCTGTAAATAATGCTAGTAATACCATTGAATCTACACCACCAGAAACAGCTAATAATATTTTTTTTTGATGAATCTGTTCATCTATCCTCGTAATTAACTGTTTAAATGGTTCTATCAGCAACCTATTCGCCTCCAAACTTATGCCTTTCTTTAAAAATAAAAAAGGATAAGTTTCCTTATCCTTTTGACTCTATTTAAACTTAGTTGCGTCGTCCGCCACGGCCGCCGCGTTTACCTTCTGTGTTACGTTTTAACGAAGTTAAACGGTCATCGCTATCCTTTAAGAATGAATTCATTAACGAATCAAAATCGTTCTTTTTAGGAGCTGCTTGGACAACTGGTTTTTTATATTCTTTGCGTTGAGGACGATTAAATTCTTTTTTAGGCGCTCTCTCAGGTACTTCTTCAGAAGATG is a window of Vagococcus intermedius DNA encoding:
- the tilS gene encoding tRNA lysidine(34) synthetase TilS — encoded protein: MLIEPFKQLITRIDEQIHQKKILLAVSGGVDSMVLLALFTGLPDECRPNIEVVHVNHHLRQESNEEEKFVKEYCHQLGVICHCKEWLECHHPLNNLEAAARDMRYAFFAKIAKEQNCDYVVTAHHGDDQAETILMRLVKGSQFRNLGGIQTVTHRANGLTVCRPLLIFSKEMIYEFAKAQNIPYREDQTNQITTYTRNRYRLQVIPNLKQENPNLLEHIQNFSRQIGYANEVIESVIEPLLADIVISKKVTCWQLDVTKLLRESEAVRYFILVEIMQQALVEKGVSINERQLSAVLSLLTAQKGQGVIQLSAGWVFKKRYASAFLMIASDTSDSNERVSEPYQLSVGENLFLSDKEWVTLVSAGETVIFPEKCQGWQRWELAVSSDSQKYPLMITRRQPGDKMIYNAQGQRKKIKRVLIDQKVPKEDREKIWVVRDAQQEISGIIPIKKSYLSIITETDKIHYRLIYLKGES